A stretch of Lutra lutra chromosome 9, mLutLut1.2, whole genome shotgun sequence DNA encodes these proteins:
- the LOC125109899 gene encoding protein WFDC11-like, whose product MVIIMKLWTPQLMTFLCMVLPSVLGVMKGKHSWDEMFLEECWGEPSVTECTKKCSRALKCVSKNYTCCWTYCGNICWKNKEIFA is encoded by the exons atggTCATCATCATGAAGCTCTGGACACCTCAGCTCATGACATTCCTCTGTATGGTGCTACCATCTGTGCTGGGAGTGATGAAGGGAAAACACAGCT GGGATGAAATGTTCCTTGAGGAATGCTGGGGAGAGCCAAGCGTCACTGAATGTACCAAGAAGTGTTCTAGAGCCCTTAAATGTGTAAGCAAAAATTATACATGCTGCTGGACCTATTGTGGGAACATCTGTTGGAAAAATAAA GAAATATTTGCATGA